From a region of the Engraulis encrasicolus isolate BLACKSEA-1 unplaced genomic scaffold, IST_EnEncr_1.0 scaffold_28_np1212, whole genome shotgun sequence genome:
- the LOC134443096 gene encoding GTPase IMAP family member 8-like, producing the protein MSDMRIVLLGGRLQGKSSSGNTILGRQEFGTAGRTAECVKREGETAGRHITVVEASGWFMNYTVEQTPERDKGEIVLSVSLCPPGPHALLLVIRASQSFTETHRRAVQEHMELLGERAWRHSILLFTIGDWLGDASIEQHIESEGEALQWVVEKCGNRYHVVDNKKSDGGQVTELLEKIEEMVAGNRGHHVDFDAKIINGLMKRKKEEKRRAEERKMKVKKQRETLRSSAGGVPNKSDMRIVLLGGRNDGKSSSGNNILSRQEFGTSQRIAQCVKKEGETAGRHITVVEAPGWWINPTIEGTAERDKREIVLSVSLCPPGPHALLLVIRVSGAFTETFRRAVQEHMELLGERVWSHTILLFTRGDCLGDTSIEQHIESGGEALQWVVEKCGNRYHVVDNKKSDGGQVTELLDKIEEMVAGNRGHHVDFDAKIINGLMKRKKEEKRRAEERKMKVKKQRETLRSSAGGVPYISDMRIVLLGGRYAGKSSSGNTILGRQEFGTAGRTAECVKREGETAGRHITVVEAPGWWMDLTVEKTPKRPHALLLVIDVSELLTETHRRAVQEHMELLGERVWSHTIVLFTRGDWLGDTSIEQHIESGGEALQWVVEKCGNRYHVVDNEKSDGGQVTELLDKIEEMVAGNRGHHVDFDAKIINGLMKRKKEEKRRAEERKTKVKKQRETLGSSAGPHALLLAIDVSLTFTETDRRAVQEHMELLVSLAEVCTI; encoded by the exons ATGTCTGACATGAGGATCGTGCTGCTGGGAGGACGACTTCAGGggaagagttcatcaggaaacaccatcctgggcagacaggaATTTGGTACTGCAGGgagaacagctgagtgtgtgaagagagaaggagaaacagcaggCAGACACATCACTGTAGTGGAGGCATCAGGATGGTTCATGAACTACACTGTAGAGCAAACTCCTGAACGTGATAAAGGAGAGATTGtcctcagtgtgtctctgtgtcctccaggaccccatgcTCTACTCCTGGTCATTAGGGCGAGTCAGTcattcacagagacacacagaagagCAGTGCAGGAACACATGGAGCTTCTGGGTGAGAGAGCCTGGAGACACAGTATACTGCTGTTCACCATAGGGGACTGGCTGGGAGATGCAagcattgagcagcacattgagagtgaaggagaggctctgcagtgggttgtagagaaatgtgggaacaggtaccATGTTGTAGACAATAAGAAGAGTGATGGTggccaggtgacagagctgctggagaagatagaagagatggtggcaggaaACAGAGGTCATCATGTAGACTTTGATGCAAAGATCATAAATGgattgatgaagaggaagaaggaagaaaagagaagagcagaggagaggaagatgaaggtgaagaaacagagagagactctcAGATCATCAGCAG GTGGTGTTCCAAATAAATCAGACATGAGGATCGTGTTGCTGGGAGGACGAAATGATGggaagagttcatcaggaaacaaCATTTTGAGCAGACAGGAGTTTGGTACATCACAAAGAATAGCTCAATGTgtgaagaaagaaggagaaacagCAGGCAGACACATCACTGTAGTGGAGGCACCAGGATGGTGGATAAACCCCACAATAGAGGGAACTGCTGAACGTGATAAAAGAGAGATTGtcctcagtgtgtctctgtgtcctccaggaccccatgcTCTACTCCTGGTCATTAGGGTGAGTGGGGCATTCACAGAGACATTCAGAAGAGCAGTGCAGGAACACATGGAGCTTCTGGGTGAGAGAGTCTGGAGTCACACTATACTGCTGTTCACCAGAGGAGACTGTCTGGGAGACACAagcattgagcagcacattgagagtggaggagaggctctgcagtgggttgtagagaaatgtgggaacaggtaccATGTTGTAGACAATAAGAAGAGTGATGGTggccaggtgacagagctgctggacaagatagaagagatggtggcaggaaACAGAGGTCATCATGTAGACTTTGATGCAAAGATCATAAATGgattgatgaagaggaagaaggaagaaaagagaagagcagaggagaggaagatgaaggtgaagaaacagagagagactctcAGATCATCAGCAG GTGGTGTTCCATATATATCAGACATGAGGATCGTACTGCTGGGAGGAAGATATGCAGggaagagttcatcaggaaacaccatcctgggcagacaggaATTTGGTACTGCAGGgagaacagctgagtgtgtgaagagagaaggagaaacagcaggCAGACACATCACTGTAGTGGAGGCGCCAGGATGGTGGATGGACCTCACTGTAGAGAAAACTCCTAAAC gaccccatgcTTTACTCCTGGTCATTGATGTGAGCGAGTTGttaacagagacacacagaagagCAGTGCAGGAACACATGGAGCTTCTGGGTGAGAGAGTCTGGAGTCACACTATAGTGCTGTTCACCAGAGGGGACTGGCTGGGAGACACAagcattgagcagcacattgagagtggaggagaggctctgcagtgggttgtagagaaatgtgggaacaggtaccATGTTGTAGACAATGAGAAGAGTGATGGTggccaggtgacagagctgctggacaagatagaagagatggtggcaggaaACAGAGGTCATCATGTAGACTTTGATGCAAAGATCATAAATGgattgatgaagaggaagaaggaagaaaagagaagagcagaggagagaaagacgaaggtgaagaaacagagagagactctcGGATCATCAGCAG gaccccatgcTCTACTCCTGGCCATTGATGTGAGTCTGACattcacagagacagacagaagagcagTGCAGGAACACATGGAGCTTCTGG tctccttggcggaggtctgcactatctga